In Drosophila pseudoobscura strain MV-25-SWS-2005 chromosome 4, UCI_Dpse_MV25, whole genome shotgun sequence, the following proteins share a genomic window:
- the LOC6903385 gene encoding cytochrome c oxidase copper chaperone 1-like encodes MGNQFSQQVEETPAPAETFATIAPKPVPETVSASGDTKEAVEDTVSASGDKKGNCGACCACPEAKQARDQCFVEHGEEHCLGVIDAYKKCMREAGFNI; translated from the coding sequence ATGGGCAACCAATTTTCCCAGCAAGTCGAAGAGACTCCGGCTCCGGCCGAAACCTTTGCAACTATTGCACCAAAGCCCGTCCCAGAGACTGTATCTGCTTCTGGTGATACAAAAGAGGCCGTCGAAGATACTGTATCGGCGTCTGGTGACAAAAAAGGCAATTGCGGGGCTTGCTGTGCCTGTCCCGAGGCCAAGCAGGCACGTGACCAGTGCTTTGTGGAGCACGGAGAAGAGCACTGCCTGGGCGTGATCGATGCATACAAGAAGTGCATGCGCGAGGCAGGCTTCAATATCTAA